Below is a window of Saccharomonospora viridis DSM 43017 DNA.
CGGTGGTCGAGAACGACGGTGAGCCCGCTCCTTCCACCACCGAGGCCTCGCGGGAGGTGCCCCTGCCGGAGCTGGCCGAACCCCGCGGCCCGTCACTGTCGTGGGAGAAATGCGACCCACTGCTGCTGGAGGGGCTGGATCGCGGTGACGACGCGCCGAGCGTGTCCTGCGCCCGCATCATGGCGCCGCTCGACGCCCCCGGCCTACCGGGGTTGGGCCTCACCCGACTCGGACTCACCAAGGTCGGCGACGGCTCCGTGCCGTTGGTGGTGTTGAACGGCCTCGGGGGTGAGCCGGGGACCCGGTACGCGGTGCGGTTGGCCGACACGCTGCCCGAGGAGATCCTGCGGACGTTCTCGTTGATCGGCGTCGACCGCCGGGGGACGGGGTCCTCCGAGCCCATCCAATGCATTCCGCCCGAGGAGCGGCAGACCCTGTTGGGGCACGATCCCACGACCACCGTGGACCCGATCCTCGACGCGGCCAGGACGGCCGGTCAGCAGTGCGCCCTCAACCTGGAGGACGCCCAGACCGCGTACGACAGTTGGCGCACCGCCGGCGACCTGGACGAGCTGCGGGCCCGACTCGGCGTCCCGCGGCTCAACATCCTGGCCCACGGCGAGGGTTCGACCTCCGCCGCCTACTACGCGGCGCGGTTTCCCCAACACACGGGCCGTATCGTGCTCGACGGTGTGCCCGACCCCTCGACCGACCTGACCATCGGACTCGGCGACATCGCCGCCGCGGCGGAGGCCACGCTGGACCGGTTCGCCGCCGACTGCGCCGACCAGGATTGTCCGCTCGGCGATGACGCCCGCGCCGCCGTGACCGCCCTCGCCGACGACGCCCGCGCGACACCGCTGCGGGTGGGTGAGCACCGGATGAGCTCGACGCTCGTGCTTCGCGCCGTCCTCACCGGGTTGGCCCAACCGGACCGCTGGTCGGAGCTGGCCGACGCGATCGCGGCAGCGCGTAAGGGCGACGGCGAGGCGCTGTTCGGTTTCGTGAAGCCGTGGCTTGCGGACACCGGCCGGTGGAAGGCCAGGGCGGACAGCGTTCTCGTCACGCGCTGCAACGACACCGAACCCCGACTGCCCAGCGATCGGATCCGGCAGGTGTCGCGCCAACTCGGCGACGAGCACCCCGTGTTCGGTGCCGTGGTGGCCCAGCAGCTCGCGTGGTGCAGTCCGTGGCCGAACCGGCAGGAGGAGATGCCGGAACTCGGCTCCCCCGACGCCCCGCCGATCCTGGTGCTCAGCACCGCCGCCGATCCGGTCACCCCTGAAAAGGGCACCATCCGCGCGGCGGAGCGGATTCCGGGGGCGGTCCGGATCGCCTGGCAGGGAGCGGGACACGGCGCGCTCGGCTCCGGCTGCGTCGCCGACGAGGTCACCGCGTTCCTCGTCGACGGGGTCGTGCCGGAGGACGGTACCTTGTGCCCCGCCTGATTCGGTCCGAGGCGGTCCGCGACACGTCCCCCGGCGTCACCGCAGGAGGAGTGTGGCGACCACGGGTCGGTGATCGGAGGCCTCGACAGCGGGGACGGAGGCGTTCAGCACGCGCACACCGCCACCCGCGGTGATGTAGTCGATCCGTTTGACGGGGTCCTCGGCGGGATACGTCAACCCGCCGCCCCGTGTCCCCCACGCATCGCGCAGGCGTTCGAACAGCGGCGCCAACTCCGGTGCCGCGGGTTCCGCGTTGAAGTCCCCCAGCAGCAGCTGATGGGCGCGGGGCGGGTCCTGCCGGAGGATGTCGAGCATCTCCGTGACCTGACGACTCCGGACGGTCGGGTCCGGCCGGTAGTCCAGGTGTGTGTTGTAGACGTGCACCGGCAGGCCGCGTACCGAGACGACGACCTCCGCGAAACCCGGCATGGGCTCCGGTTCCGCTCCCGGCTCCACGGTCGACAAGCGGCTGATCTCGTGGTTGGTGGCCGACAGGACGGGGTGACGGCTCAACACGGCCACGCCGTAGCGGCGGCGTTCCTCCCGCCCCGGCTCGGGGTCGAGATCGTAGATCGGCGCGAAGTACACCGACATGTCCGTCAGCCGTGCCAGCTCGGTCGCCTGGTCGACGTAATCACTGCGGTCGGCCCAATGCACGTCGACCTCCTGCAAGGCCACGACGTCCACGTCCGCGTCGCGGATCACCGACGCGATCCGACCCAGGTCCGACACCCCGTCGGTGCCGATACCGGTGTGGATGTTGTAACTCATGACACGCAGCACCCGGGGCCCGTGACGCGGCTCCGCCGAGGCCGTGCCGGGCACGGTGAGCATCGCGGTGAGCAGGGTGAGGACGGCCGCGACGATCACCGCGGCCACGGCTGTGTTCCGTGACACCCCCGGCGTCCGCGGGCGGTGCACGGACGCGTGGACATGGCGAGTCGGCATGTCCAGACCATAGTGGGCACCGTTCTGCTCTTGACGGAACCCGAGGCAGATGTTTCTCTGACGGTCGGTGAATCTTCTGTCGTTGCTCGCAGGCCAGACCAAGAGCGACCCGCACGCCATCATCGCGATCGACGCCGATCCGGACCAGCCCCAGCATGTCAGCCGTGCCGAACTGTGGCGGCGTACGCTGCAGTTACGGGCCGATCTCGCTACCGCTGGTGTCGGACGTGGTGACGGCGTGCTCGTCGCGCTGCCCGCATGGTCCTCGACGCTGGAGTGGTATATCGCCGTCGCTTCACTCGGGGCGTACGTCGTCGGCGTCGACCCTGGTGACGTCGGCGATCCGGCCGCGCTGCCGGACGAATTCGCCGAGGTGTTGCGCAGAGTGCGGCCCAAGGTCGTCGCCATGCCGTACACGGGCCGTGACGACGTCGACTCGGCGCTGCGAGCGACTCTCCGTCGTTGCACCTCCCACGGCGGCGTCCCCACCGTGTCCGTCGTCACGGCGCCGGGACGGGTGCCGCCGGTCGATCCGTCACCCTACGACGTGGGAGCGGGTGCGTGGCTACCCAGCGCCGCCACGGTGGGTATGCCGATGCCCGCGGTGACCGGGGACGAGCTCGCGGTGGCCTTTCTGCCCGATCTGGCGGCCCACCGCGAGTCGGCGCTCACCCGGCACGCCCAGGATCTGGCCTCGGCACTGGGGCTCGGCGACGACGACGTCGTGTTGTGCGCGCGGCCCGCATGCGACCCGATGTGGCTGGCGTTCGCGTTCGCCGCTGTCGCGAGCGGGGGTGCGTGTCTGCTCGAACCCACGCGCACCGCACAGGCCCTGCTCGACGACGTGGCCCGCTTCGGGGTCACGCACCTGGCGACGGACGACGAGATCGCGGTGGCCTTGACCGAACTCGGTCCGACGGGGAGGAAGTCCAAGGCCGTGGCCTCGTGGCGGTGGCTCGGCGTGACCGGGCACGGTGACGCGGTGTCGGACGCGGTGCGACGAGCGCAGCGGGTGTTCGGAGTCAACGGCACCGCGATGTACGGGTCGGCGGAAGTGTGTTCCCCCGCCACGTTGTGGCCGATCGACGCCTCACTCGAGCTGCGTGCGCAGGTGGGCGGCACGCCGGTCGGCGCCGGGGTCGAGGTGCGGATCGCCGACCCCCGCACGGGGCTGCCCCTCACGCCCGGCGAACGGGGTGAGATCCAGTTCCGCGGACACACCGTCGTCGACTCCTACCTCGA
It encodes the following:
- a CDS encoding AMP-binding protein, translated to MNLLSLLAGQTKSDPHAIIAIDADPDQPQHVSRAELWRRTLQLRADLATAGVGRGDGVLVALPAWSSTLEWYIAVASLGAYVVGVDPGDVGDPAALPDEFAEVLRRVRPKVVAMPYTGRDDVDSALRATLRRCTSHGGVPTVSVVTAPGRVPPVDPSPYDVGAGAWLPSAATVGMPMPAVTGDELAVAFLPDLAAHRESALTRHAQDLASALGLGDDDVVLCARPACDPMWLAFAFAAVASGGACLLEPTRTAQALLDDVARFGVTHLATDDEIAVALTELGPTGRKSKAVASWRWLGVTGHGDAVSDAVRRAQRVFGVNGTAMYGSAEVCSPATLWPIDASLELRAQVGGTPVGAGVEVRIADPRTGLPLTPGERGEIQFRGHTVVDSYLDSPEALERRRTTDGWFRTGDAGSHDQRGGLRHTGRVVTDPDH
- a CDS encoding alpha/beta hydrolase, producing the protein MPRRGRARRQLVVSALVALLAAGCTAGPSTRPPVVENDGEPAPSTTEASREVPLPELAEPRGPSLSWEKCDPLLLEGLDRGDDAPSVSCARIMAPLDAPGLPGLGLTRLGLTKVGDGSVPLVVLNGLGGEPGTRYAVRLADTLPEEILRTFSLIGVDRRGTGSSEPIQCIPPEERQTLLGHDPTTTVDPILDAARTAGQQCALNLEDAQTAYDSWRTAGDLDELRARLGVPRLNILAHGEGSTSAAYYAARFPQHTGRIVLDGVPDPSTDLTIGLGDIAAAAEATLDRFAADCADQDCPLGDDARAAVTALADDARATPLRVGEHRMSSTLVLRAVLTGLAQPDRWSELADAIAAARKGDGEALFGFVKPWLADTGRWKARADSVLVTRCNDTEPRLPSDRIRQVSRQLGDEHPVFGAVVAQQLAWCSPWPNRQEEMPELGSPDAPPILVLSTAADPVTPEKGTIRAAERIPGAVRIAWQGAGHGALGSGCVADEVTAFLVDGVVPEDGTLCPA
- a CDS encoding endonuclease/exonuclease/phosphatase family protein codes for the protein MSRNTAVAAVIVAAVLTLLTAMLTVPGTASAEPRHGPRVLRVMSYNIHTGIGTDGVSDLGRIASVIRDADVDVVALQEVDVHWADRSDYVDQATELARLTDMSVYFAPIYDLDPEPGREERRRYGVAVLSRHPVLSATNHEISRLSTVEPGAEPEPMPGFAEVVVSVRGLPVHVYNTHLDYRPDPTVRSRQVTEMLDILRQDPPRAHQLLLGDFNAEPAAPELAPLFERLRDAWGTRGGGLTYPAEDPVKRIDYITAGGGVRVLNASVPAVEASDHRPVVATLLLR